The Musa acuminata AAA Group cultivar baxijiao chromosome BXJ3-6, Cavendish_Baxijiao_AAA, whole genome shotgun sequence region TCTTTGAAGTTTTAAGTGTACTGACCATTTTAAGTTGCAAATGAATTTATTAGGTATCAATAACACATTATGAGGTTCATGTTAATATTAATTTTACTACATAAATTTCCTGATGATATCTTGTGTAACCCTGTAAATTACATTACATAGTTATAAGCTGCTTTTTCCATCAGAAGTCTTTAATTTGACCTTTATTTAGTTTCTGCTGCATGCTAATTCCAGTGAGCATATTTGGTTTTCATACCAGATGCTTAATTCAGTGATCTAATGATGGAAATGTAAAATCCAACATGTTAGTAGTGCTCCCTTAAGTACAATTCGTAGAAACCATGcaacagaatttttttttttttcaaaattctgAACTCTTGGACAATATAACTTATATAGATCTCCTTTTCACGAATCTCGGTCCCTTCAGTCGAGTTTTGCTTTAGTATGTTGATttcaaaatatcttatttcatTATGTTGCACTCTGTCTCTGACTGAAAATATCAAAGGTTAGTGATTTGAAATAATAATGCCAGGCATTGACAGGTGGTGAAGATGCGTACTTTGTGGCTTTGAATAACTGGTTTGGTGTAGCTGATGGAGTCGGACAGTGGTCCCTAGAAGGTGTTGCCCTTTCTTGGTTCTtattataaatcatcatcattggGTAGACAAATTCCAGTTGAtttgtttaaattttttttatatcattttataaatgAAACTGaagaacatgattttttttttgccaaTTTACTCGCGTTACAAATTGTATGAGTATCAGGTCCAGAGTAGACAAATTGTAGACTGACCTCAGGACCAGAGTCTGAATCTGAAATATGTCCTGTACATCTTGTAACTAAAAATTACCTGATAGCTATGAGTATCCGGTCAAGCATTAGCTGGCACAAAGGTTTTATTTGAAGTAATTTAAGCTTTGATCAAGATGTTGTGGTACGGTGGAAAAGTTGCAGCAACTTAAAGCTTTAATTGAGATGTTGTGGAGATAATGTATCAAGTTCACAACAACAAGATTTAAACTGGCAGAAGTTACAACGATGAAAGATCAAACCATGAAGCATCTCCTTGCTTGCAATAGACTTCCGTGCCCAGTGTTCCTCAGAAATACGAGACCTTTTTGTTATTTTCACCTTTTTTCTTACTGGCCAACCATTAGTTTTATAGTCTTGTATGTGACCTTATTTGCTTCTTAGCTGTTGAAGTTGCATTCATATTCAATTTTATGGTTCAGGAATCAATGCGGGATTATATGCCAGAGAACTGATGGAGAATTGTGAGAGATTTGTCTCAAAATATGAAGGAACTAAACCAGATGAAATCTTAACCAAGGCTGCCGCTGAAGCAAGTTCTCCAGGCTCGTCCACGATTTTGGTTGGTTATTTTGATGGACAGGTGCTTTCTCATATTCTGCGGAAATATTAAGACACATGATCCTATCATCTATGTTTTTTCCTGCTGTTGCAGCATCTGAGATCCTACAGTTTGGATGGCTCTCATGTTCTCCAGAACTGGGAGTTCTTTAACAATTTCTTGTGTTACTGCTATACAGGTTCTTCATGTAGCTAATATTGGAGATTCTGGATTTATTGTGATAAGGAATGACACAGTTTTCAAAAGGTCTACTCCGATGGTTTATGGGTTTAACTTTCCCTTCCAGATTCAGAGGGGTGATGACCCTTCGAGATACATTGAGGTATAAATATCTTTGTCTAGCAATTATCATGGACCTACAAACTTGGTGcatcacattttttttttctttcaaggaACTTCTTTGCTATATTATTGTCATACATCTTCTTGAATCCTAGATGTACCAAATTAACTTGCATGAAGAGGATGTTGTTGTGACCGCAACTGATGGCCTGTTCGACAATCTATATGAGCATGAAGTAGCAGACATTGTGTCAAAATCGCTGCAAGCGAGTCTGAAGCCCAGGGTTAGAGTCAAAGCCGTTTACTTGTATCCTAACCAACTTATTTTTTCATATTCCGTTGGTGATGATAACGAAAAATAACATTTCAGGAAATCGCAGAGATCCTAGCAACAATGGCACAGGAATTGGGGAGATCAGCATCAGCTAGAAGTCCATTTGCAGATGCAGCCCTTGCAGCTGGGTATCCTGGCTTCACTGGAGGTAAACTCGATGATGTTACTGTCATTGTTTCTATTGTTGAGGGATCCAGCCGATGACTTGTTAATAACAGGAGTCTTAAAGTCAGTAGTTTCTGGTTTTTGGATTTTGTTTCCTGGAGTTTATCTATCAGCTTTTGGTCGTGAATGATCACAAATTTTTAGTTGGTATGACTTCATTCTCCTCTCGTGTTTTGGTTGTGCAGGTCTTGTTTGCTTGCCATCTTTTACTTTGGTAGTACAGCTGCATGAATCTGAAGAATAATTGAATTAGAAGCAAATcttatagttcaagagattcatgaaACTTGGCATCTTGATATTGATATTCTCGCAACTTATTTTAATATATGAAGTTTATTTATAACATAACAGAATTTTCTCGTTGTTCAATAAAATCCAAGAGACTAAATAATGTGTGTTTCTCATGCCTCATTTTTGTTGTTATAATTCTCAGATTTGTTATAAATGATGAGGTGGCTAATTCTCCTTAAGTTTGGTTAAAACATAATTTCCTACTAAAcatgatcattattattatttatttcatttCCCACTAATAATGGTGTATAATCGTGAGAAGAAAACTGGCTTTGTTTGTGAGATAGGTAGGTGGACCAAAATTTGAGCTCAACCACTGTAGCTGTGGAAGCATGGGAAGCTGTCATCTTCATTCAGTCCAAATTGTGCTTTTTTTTTTATACGTGTCTTTCTAATGCGTTCATTTGAGAAATGAGTTAGGCAAGGTGCGGTTCAAAGATTAAATTGAGAACTCTTTGCAATGGGTATATAAAGGAGAAGAAAATGGTGTGTTTTTTAAAGAGTGTGGAGAACAAAATAGAGAACTGTTGGCATCATTAGTGGATTTTAACATCTTTAATGATATAATAGAGGGAGGTGTAAATGTCTTTAATATTTTTGTTGTCAGTTGAATAAATCCTGCCAATGGTGGGCGGGTGCGCTTACGGGCCTGCAATGGGCCCACCCGCTTATTATTTTGGAGCCATGTGTGCCACCTACCCACACTAATAAGCATGGGAGCCAAAATGGAGTCCAATTCTATTacaaaagaaataagaaaataagAGAAAGGACCGaattaattatcaattttagGCAGTCAATGAAATCTCATATCGGTTGACCGTTCTGTGGGGACCACTTGTGGGGGCCTGTCCATGTCCGGTCGCAAGGCAGGTAAGCACGGGAGACTTATAAACGGTGGATGGGTTTGGATACCACTAAACCGACGCATGAACGACGAACCGACGAAACCTAATCGCTCAAATCATGCATTCAACATGTCACACTCCTTACGCTGACGGGAAGAGGACGGTTACGGAGGGGAAGAGTTGGTGATCGACGCCACCCGACTCCCACGAGATCAAGAATCCCACGAGGTCGCGCGCAGGAGGTCACCAACCTCCTCTTCCCTCGTCACATCAGAGACGAGGATAGAAAATGGGGGAAAATAAGCAGGAGGCAAGAAGGTGAGAAGGAAAGCGATGACTCGTGGATTTTGACGGGAATGGAATCGATTTTTTCCTCTTATTGTGTGTTGCGGGGAATCTTGATTCTTCCGAGTGCAAAAGGTGGCAGCTGTGGACAAAATGGAGGGATCGGATCGGAAGGTGGTAGTTGGGAGCTACCTCGCCCGCTCCTTCAAATCGAGCGAGACCGGGAGGAGGAAGCGGCCTGCTGTCACGTGGCTTTTCTCTTGCCCATTTAAAGCGTCTCTCTCTCCTCCGTCGGCCCCGTTCGCTTTTTTTGTCTTCGTTATTTCTCGGATATTTGCCGTCTTGGCGAATGTACTGCTAGCAGTGCTCTTGGCCCGCCTCAAGCGTGGGGATCTTGCCCCCTCGGTGCCCACCCACGATGTGAGTTACCCAAATTTACCCTCTTTTTGCGTCGCTGTTGTTCGTAGCTCCGTGTGCGCTTTTTGTGAGCCAAAATTCACCTTCCTTTGTTCCCTCgctgaaattttctttttttcttgcgtTCTGTACACCCTCCTCTGTTTTCTTAATGAGCTTCGAAGGAGCATAAGCTTGTTATACCAATCTTGCATTGCATCGTTATTTGGTAcgatttgctgcatctaatgtttTAAGTTGCTATTTAATCGGTTTCTATCCAGGTGCTCTTTCCAGTGCCTCGTCGACCACTGATCAGAAGGATAGGCTTAGGTTGTATTTGATCTCTTATAATTTCTTTTATACGGGGTCATAGTGTTTTTTTGACGGCTTttgtgatgatttaaaatatgctgCAGATGGTAGACGATTTATCTTACTATGGAGATGTAATTGGTATTTTTAGTTGTTTATTTCCTATATAATTCTCAAAAGTATGGGGAGCTAGTTTCTTCTATGATTAAATGTCATAGTTTGGTGTCACTGAATCGTTTTCTTTTTTGTACAAAGTTGTTTCAATTTAGCTACTGAGGTTTTTATTCTTGACTTCGTTTATGTTTTAAAAGCTCATGATTGATTAATTGTTCGTGTTGCTCTTCTGATTTGTTTTTGGTCCAAACTATATTATCCCATGTCTTTTCTCTGACAAATGTATCCTTTTTAATTGGTTTACTGTAGCGAGCACACTGTGACATTTGTAACTAACTGATTCATCATATGCCCTTGCTggttttttcttcttgaaaagtcTGTTAATCGAGATTGAAGAATTTAACCATATCACATATTTACTTTTACATGAGATGGTCGTTCACAAAGCTCGCTCACGATCTGTGCGTGGAAGCTTAAGTTAGTATAGAATCGTATCGGAACTTCGAGAACAAAACCCTGAAATTTGTAAGCTTTGATATGAAGTACTTTCAAATGCCTGTTGATCTCTTTCGTAGTTATGTATTTCAAGCAATTATGATTTATATAATGATCCAAAGCCTTGGATACACAGTCTTCAACTCAGTGCTCTATCATTCGACTCTGCAGCATGTCTGAAGCACAAACGGGACCGATTATGATAGAAGCTCCATGGATGAATGGGCTTGTAAATGGAACATTTCAAGTCAGACATGCTGCTGCGCTCTCTGAAGTTGATGATTTCTGCAAAACTCTTGGTGGAAAGACTCCTATCCACAGTATATTTATTGCAAATAATGGAATGGCAGCAGTCAAGTTCATGTGAAGTAACAGAACATGGGCTTATGAAACATTTGGAACTGAAAAAGCAATTCTTTTGGGAGCTATGGCAACTCCTGAAGACTTAAAAATTAATGCAGAGCACATTAGAATTGCTGATCAATTTGTTGAAGTTCCTGGTGGAACCAATAACACTAATGGCCGCTCTAGAGGAGTTGGAGTTGCATGTCCATAACACGACTATCAGATCTGATCGTTCTCACATGGACATTTGCATACTGCGGGAGCAACGATTTCCTGATCTTTTACCACCTTCAAGGTTAGTTCTACTTCTACACATAGTTTTCTAGATTGTTTCTTTCTTAGTTTTCCTTTGCAAGCAGTTGGGTAATAATTTTTCCATCATTACCTTATTCTGTTACTTATCAGATGCCCAGTTAAGTTATCCAACGTGGAAGTAAATATAGTGAGATTAGATAATAATTTTTTAGTCTTTTTCAGGATGACGGACCTAGATTGTTCTTGACAGGATGAAACTACTGTTTGTATGATCTTAAAAGAAATGGTTCTCAAGATTCATGAACTGGCTGGTGTTCGTATGCACCGTCTGGCTGTCTGTGAGTGGGAAGTGAAGCTATGGCTGAATTCTAATGGGCTCACTGCCTGGAGAGTTGTGGTGGCCAATGTTACTGGTCATACTTGCATAGTTCATGTAAGTCTACCACATTAAATGACTAGTTGAATAGGGTATATATTGCAAAGTCATGGAAAAATAGTTTGCAGTTAACACATTTGTATTATGCAACCTATTGAATCAATCAAGTTTTTGATTTTTGTCAGTCCATTTGAAAATAAGCAATTGACTTCATTTTTTTCTAGATCTATCGAGAAGTGGAGGATAGCAATTCACATGAAATGGTTTACCATTCTGCCACCCGTGTAAATGGTCCTCTCCTTGGTATCCCATCAAATTCTCAGTATCAGCCGCTGGGGTCCATTGATAAAAAGCGTTTGGCAGCAAGGAAGAACAATACGACTTACTGTTATGATTTCCCATTACATAGTAAATTAAAATCAGGCATTTTTTGCGCTGAATGATGTTAAAATTTTTGTCTGTTATTCTAAAGGCGATCTAACATGTATGCAGGCCTTTGAGACCGCACTTCGACGGTCATGGGCATCTTATGCTTCTTCTGGTACTTGAATGAATGATAACAATGATATGTTCAAATTTACAGAACTGATGTTTGTGGACAGTCATGCAGCTTGGGGAACTCTAGTTCCCGTGAGCCGGTCTTCTGGTCTCAATGACATTGGCATGGTAACGTGGTTAATGGAGATGTCCACACCAGAATTCCCTGGCGGGAGGAAGATTGTAGTTGTGGCAAATGATGTGACCTTCAATGTTGGTTCATTTGGTCCAAAGGAAGATGCATTCTTTCATGCAGTGACCAATTTGGCTTGTGATAAGAAGCTCCCTTTAATCTATCTGGCAGCAAATTCTGGTGCTTGGATTGAAGCAGCTCAAGAAGTAAAATCTTGCTTTAGGGTGGGGTGGTCTGATGAGTTGAGCCCGGAACGTGGCTTTCAGTACATTTATCTGTCTCCAGAAGACTATAAACGCATCAGTTCATCTGTTGTCGCTCATGAATTGAAACTGGAAAATGGTGAGATCAGATGGGTCATAGACACTATAGTAGGAAAAGCAGATGACTTGGGAGTTGAGAACCTATCAGGAAGTGGTGCCATTGCTGGTATTTATTCAAAGGCATATAGTGATGGAATGAAGTGAGTTTACTGTTAGTGCTCAACTCACACATGATTGCaacccccccttctctctctctctctctctctctctctctttccactGCACGTTATTATTGAAGACACAAGCTCTCGACTGCTCATCGAAGCTGGAAGGgctaagctctctctctctctctctctctcgtggtcTTCTTCACCACTTAGTTTAAGTTGATGAGTACATGAACTGTAATATCAGCGGTCGCCGGTTTATTCTACTTTCTGCTGCATGAACTCCTATACCTTCTGCTTCACACATCTTCACTTACCTTCGGTGCACAACCGATCACAGCTTCTCCGACCGTGAGGAACAGCTTCTCCTGCCCTATGAGCTCAATGAACTCAGCCAAACGGAGCTTCTCGACGACCACCGCCCCAGGATTCGCAATGGCAAGCTACAGAATCCGCACCAAATCAAACCTGTAAGCTCACGCCATCCCACTCTTCAATTACCTCGAACAAACAAACATGAAGCTTTACCACCTGCACTTCACGCTTTTGTAGGCCTCTGTGCAACTCTTTCAAGGCGTGAATCCCACTCGTGTCTACGTCCGTAACAGCTGCAAAGCAGAAGAAGGCTTCCATGCGTTATTAGTCGCTCGAGAAAGGGAAAGATGAGACACTGATGACGGACGGAGAGGTCAGCGTGCGACTCATTACGTGACATGTCGATGATCAAGAAATCAACTCTCGGCAGGTCATTTGCGTTCTGTTGCTCCTCTTCATCTCTCAGCCATCTCAGGATCCTGCGTTGCGGTTCTAAGCAATTCCATTTCGTCTTCTCTTCGGATTTGCATCAGATCGTAAAGAAGGGAGCCATGACACGGTTGTACCTTTCCTTGACGTAGTTGGAGTTGGAGAAGTAGATCGCGGAATCAACTCTCACGATCAGCACTCCGGGAACCCTAATTGCCTCGGGGTACTGTTCCACGTTCCGATATATCATCGTTCCCGGTAGATTCCCCAGCAAAGCAGTCCTCGGCCTGGTCACTTGCAGCAGGATCTTCGCCAGCGATATCGATACCTGCAAGCCCCCAAAACGAAGAGACTAATCACCGCAACAATTGGCTACCGCAGATTTTAGATGATGAACACATCCGTCCGTACCGCAACCAGGAGGCCGATCTCCACAGACGTGAAGACCACGCCAAAGAAGGCTCCCATGCACGCCATGAAATCGAATCTGTCAACCTTCCAGATGAGATAAGCTGCTTCGTAGTCGATCAGTCCCAGGACAGCCGAGATGATGATGGAAGAAAGGATGGCGTTCGGGGTGTACTCGAACAGGGGTGTGAGCACCAGCAATGTCAGCATCACTACCAGCGACATGACCACGTTCGACACCGTGGTTCGGCACCCGGCCATATAATTCACCGCGGACCGCGAAAAGGAACCTGCAAACAAGAACACCGGATGATCCCTGACTGCTTGATTCTTGCTCTGTTCCTCCTCCGACACCGTTGGTACCTGTGGTTACATAGCAAGATGTCATGGAGCCGAGCATGTTCATGGTTCCTAGCGCCACCATTTCCTTGTTTCCATCCAATTGGTAGTCCTTCATGGCCGCAAATGTTCTTCCGATCGCTACCGCTTCCTGATGGATTCAGAGAGAGATGTTAGAGCAAAGTTCCTTCGAGGAGAATCAGAGATCCATCTTAGTTACCGTCAACGCCACCATTCCGGCCACCACTCCGATCCGGAAACCTTTTGCAGCGAACGAACCGGCGAAGCGGATCTGATCAACGGATGATGGGTTGATGCCTTTTTCTATTTTCTTCACCTTTTGGTTCATCAAGTGTTTGGGCAAAATTCAGAGAGTAAAAGACCGACAAATCTTAGGATATGGAATGGAGAGATCTCTGAGCTGAAGGACTTACGATCTGAACACCATGCTTGTCGGCACGAGTGATGTACACCAAAAGGGTGGCTAAGATGACGGAGATCAACGGAGCAATGGCTGGAACCCAGAagagctgctgctgcttcttcttacCCTGTAAACGAAGCTGATCAGAGGGCTTATTTGGTTGACGAGATTGATTCAGCTGAGATAAGAGCATGCACACACGATGTATCTGGCAGCCAGAAGGAAAGCCAAGAAGGCTGATCCGATCAGTATCGTCTGCCAATTCCACTGCAGAAAGGAGTCGAACACCGTCAGAAAGGATGAACTCAGAGACAAGAAGCAGAAGCAAAGCTTGAAACAAAAGCCGTAGCTTTACCCCATGCTCGACTGATCCCCACACGGACCTCATGACGGAAACGATGTCCGTGTTCTTGGTGAACTTCTTGATGCCGAGAAACCCTTTGAGCTGCTGAAGTGCTATCGTGATGGCAGCCCCTCCCATGAATCCCACGATGGCAGCATGGGAGAGGAAGTCGATCAGAAACCCCAGTCTGGAACATGGATTTCAGATTTGATCGTGGAGTATGCATGAGTCAGAGTACAGTACTGATGCAGCATCAGAAATCTCACCTCAGGAAACCCAAAGCTGCTTGAGTGACTCCGGCAAAGAAGGTCGCAGTGAAGGCGAGCCGCCGGTACTCCTCCTTCTGGGTCACAGGATCGAACTCGTTCTGCAGAAGAGCCCCGAGCAAGAGAGACACCACCGCTACGGGTCCGATAGCGATGTCCCTCGAGCTACCCATCGCCGCATAAACCAGCGGCGGAACGAAGCTGGaatctgcagcagcagcagaattGGTAGTGTCATATGAGAGCTAAGATTTAGCTTACGGTAGCGGACATCAACTCACACAGTCCATACTGCGGAtccatgttggcaagctttgcatATCCAATATCCTGAGAGACCGAGGGAGCGAGTGAGGAGGAATCGAGTGCGTGTTAGAATCGCCAATGTCTGCTACGGGTGAGGACGGCGCGATCATAGATAGATAATACCTGAGGGATGCAAAGACTTGCGATGGTGAGTCCGGCAATGATGTCGCCCTTAAGCTTGCTGAGGTTGTAGTCTCTCCCCCATTCCAGAGCTGGAAACAAGAAACGCAGTCCCAGCGCGAGCTGTTTCGATCTCGGTTGATCCTTGTAAGGGCGTAAAGGATCGTCGGCGAAGAATGTTTCCTTCAGCCCGCGGGTGAAATCCGTCGCCAAGCTTCTCCGGGGAGGGAACCCAACCTTGTGCACGCAGGAAGAGTCAGATTGGTTGGCCATGGCAGCTCCTTGTCAGTTTCCTGCACCCATCAGTAACAGCTATCACAACCCAGAATGCATGCGATCATTATTCATGTAAACGGATCTCATGAACAAACGAAAGAGCGATGGTTTGGGGAAGAAGATGACGAGAATACAGCAGTGTCTGCATCAGGCCATGAACCTCCTGTTTGATTGGTGCACCGAATCACAGAATCAAAGGACAAAGACTTCAGCGGTTGTGATTGCAGAGTCAAAAGACTCGCGGTTTCTATTCACCACATCGAGAAGCAGAGCACTTCTGATGGTTCTTATAATTCCTTTCTCAAGTGACGGTACTTTTTGTCTTCCACGATGAACAAAACCTAAGACTAATGATGGAATTCTCACACTCTTTTCTTATGTCATGTTTCCAAGGATTTGTGGAATGTACCCAAAGAGAGGGTGCATTGCATTCCACAACCAGAGATGCATATGAGATTTCAATGACAAATAGCACATCATATATGTCAGCAAAAGGAAGAAACAGAGAGGGTagaaacaaaggaagaagaagaagaagaaagagagagagagatcaactcACCCTCACCTCCCCGAGAAAACCaataaagaaatcacatcaaaatGGTGTTCCTCACAGTCCAAGCTCCCTTTTAATGTCCTCCGTTAGAGCTGTCTTAGGAATGTGTAAAGAGGGGATTCCCGGTGACCTCAAAAGTAGTTTGGAAAGGATGTGTCAAGTTGGGAAGGTGAGAAGGATGCCGAAACCTGTCCGCATTCAGTGAATCTGATGACGAGCATCGATGCAAAAGATCCGGCACCTAAATTTTATGTTCTTCACACAAAATCTATCTATTTGGAAGGTTTTTGAATGGAATAATGACCCCTAAAAGAAAACAAATCTTGATGCAGCCCTATCAAAATCAactaaatatatatttcttttccatCTGGATTTACTAACGAATCTTTTTCTGATGTTTTAGATATGAGTTACATCAAGCAGCGATTTCTTCTCTATCATCAGCAACTTAgactgataaggtatattttggatcCATGCCGTGTTACGAGTGATGCCTGCAGCTAGGTAAGCAAGAGCACCCCTACATGTCGAGCCAGAGACCGTATCAAGGCGCAGCTCGATCGCGTACGCCCGACCCTCATACAGTAACATAAAAGCACCTGGCCGGGACCTGACCAAAggagaaaaaagaaggaaaaactcCAACCTGCCACTGATTTGATCGTCAGAAGGACCAAAGTCGGGAAACACCCGACGAcgatcttttttgcatgaaagctgTCATCGCAAGCAAGAAGGCGTTGATCAAACCCCCGTCGTTGACACTCAAAGTGGTGTTCGATCGATCTCGACATCCAGCTCAATCGACTAGAGACTCCCAACATTACCCCATGGACCAGGCCGTGTTGACTCTATCAGTCACGACACGTCAATCCATCAACACTGATCGCTTTTGTCTGAGGGGAAAGTCAACCGCTGCACTCTCATCAGCAGTAATCACATCCTCTTATAATTCTCTCCCATTTGTTACGGTATTTTGACTATAGTGTTTTGATCACCACAATAAATAAACACACTATGAGATttactaaaaaatattataaataatctaaataaaCTTTCAGCTTTaatcaaaataattataaatctaaaaatataatcTTATAATAATATATGAGCAATgacaattaaatataatttatagtattttttaaattatatatatatatcattaataaataatatcattaataatTATTAGTAATTTATCATGCTGATGTTAatgaagattattattattaggtatCTAAATGCAAATACGAGGAATAACTTCAGATTAGGGCACGAGTTCGTGCTGCTCCGCTTCTCTCGTCGATTCACCGAATGGGCGCGGAAGAGCAGCAGCAGAGGGCCAACGGAGGTGACAGGATTGGGGGCTCGAGGCCGACGCCCATCTCCGAGTCTCAATTCCTGATATGGAAGCGCCGAAAGGTTCGACCTTCGTTCCTTCCTCATCTCTAGGGTTCCGGTTCTTCGTTTGCTTCTCGTTCCATCGAGATTCCCGTCTTTATGGATCAGTGGGGTTTCAAAGCACGATTTTCTTCGTTTAGGGTTCCAATTTTCGGTCTTCTTTTTCGTTTCGCCCTTGCTGGATTGTATATTTTCATCTTTAAGAGTGATTTGGGTTCTACCGGACGAAAGCTCGGTTTTGTTACCGCTTTATGCTTCAGCACTGGAGAGTCAAATCCAATAATGTTTTCTGAAGTCTCTTATTCTGGAGATAGGGATGGTTTCTTATGGTTGTTTCATTGTAGCTGGAGTTCTAATTCGTTCCGTTGAACATGCTGCAGTCGGAGTTATAGTCGTAAACTGATTTAGACCGTAAGCCCAAACAAAAAGTAGATCAGCCTTAAATTTTGGATCTTGCACCTTTTCTGTGTTAAATTTGCTTCGAAGACTGTGTGAAATGAGGACCAATGTTATCAACTAGTTTGATTTCATTGATGAGCTAAAGTTTTCTTGCACCttgttattttcataaaatgcatATGTCCTTAGCCTTTGGCAATTTCGACCTTGATTTACCATATAGCAAGATATCAACTTCGGTAATTTATGAGAGTGGCACCTCTTTCTCTTGGATTCACTGGTTCTTGGATATTTTGGATAAATTGTGTAATCAAAACATCATGAACTGCTAGGCTCATGGTTCTCTTCATTCTATTATTTCTTCATGTTTGAGCAGCCAATTACCTT contains the following coding sequences:
- the LOC135640940 gene encoding sulfate transporter 1.2-like, with protein sequence MANQSDSSCVHKVGFPPRRSLATDFTRGLKETFFADDPLRPYKDQPRSKQLALGLRFLFPALEWGRDYNLSKLKGDIIAGLTIASLCIPQDIGYAKLANMDPQYGLYSSFVPPLVYAAMGSSRDIAIGPVAVVSLLLGALLQNEFDPVTQKEEYRRLAFTATFFAGVTQAALGFLRLGFLIDFLSHAAIVGFMGGAAITIALQQLKGFLGIKKFTKNTDIVSVMRSVWGSVEHGWNWQTILIGSAFLAFLLAARYIGKKKQQQLFWVPAIAPLISVILATLLVYITRADKHGVQIVKKIEKGINPSSVDQIRFAGSFAAKGFRIGVVAGMVALTEAVAIGRTFAAMKDYQLDGNKEMVALGTMNMLGSMTSCYVTTGSFSRSAVNYMAGCRTTVSNVVMSLVVMLTLLVLTPLFEYTPNAILSSIIISAVLGLIDYEAAYLIWKVDRFDFMACMGAFFGVVFTSVEIGLLVAVSISLAKILLQVTRPRTALLGNLPGTMIYRNVEQYPEAIRVPGVLIVRVDSAIYFSNSNYVKERILRWLRDEEEQQNANDLPRVDFLIIDMSPVTDVDTSGIHALKELHRGLQKREVQLAIANPGAVVVEKLRLAEFIELIGQEKLFLTVGEAVIGCAPKVSEDV